A single window of Engraulis encrasicolus isolate BLACKSEA-1 chromosome 20, IST_EnEncr_1.0, whole genome shotgun sequence DNA harbors:
- the LOC134436147 gene encoding uncharacterized protein LOC134436147, translating to MSSHDDVWIDTAALREKKRKRHVRPISKLLNPLARCGGYSTAVALNFTQTKLEMPATKQSTISSFFRPERKGSEKKSASCPGRSGDPSVRIPIKSEETKPGKDFGCQTTKPVNDFGCQTSFNHSIELHNSDIFNMAGDAIHGEALTPPEHEKNVSTSALNCSKEQTFLHLITGYESEEDVEKPDEKRRSYESSFMLGAAEKRPLGCQPSSSSSQMWSCLPVPETLPVTSLDSATQDSQRLGPSHQRHIPNEGQHSVSGLSELSEGEFRAWVQKRTGITSTQTKSSSSSSVCSPAKRAGKENCPSSTSVRWRDSGYGGSPLKNGSRPPTPSSPAAKGRPWENKSQSPLKPFMEPASPPRKLNSEAGRPASKPKSWTTKSPLGPCLKGAPLPLTRKLDMETDSMAALFTQDSQGHRVIAHRPLPPQQRSCWSPLKDRTNTGGRSSSSCEGGGGEGGWRVPSDDGLDEAESESQLEAEMLFTQDSQGYLVIKH from the exons AAACGACATGTGCGTCCTATATCCAAACTCCTCAACCCTTTGGCTCGCTGTGGAGGGTACAGCACGGCTGTGGCACTCAATTTCACGCAGACTAAACTGGAAATGCCAGCCACCAAACAGAGTACCATATCCTCCTTCTTCAGACCTGAGAGAAAGG GATCTGAAAAGAAGTCAGCTTCATGTCCTGGGCGTTCAGGAGATCCATCCGTCAGAATCCCCATCAAGTCTGAGGAAACCAAACCAGGAAAAGATTTTGGATGCCAGACCACAAAACCAGTAAATGATTTTGGATGCCAGACTTCCTTCAACCACAGCATAGAACTTCATAATAGTGACATTTTCAATATGGCAGGTGATGCAATTCATGGTGAGGCATTGACTCCTCCTGAACATGAGAAAAATGTTTCCACCTCTGCCCTTAACTGCTCCAAAGAGCAGACATTCCTGCATTTGATAACCGGATACGAGTCTGAAGAGGATGTGGAAAAACCTGACGAGAAAAGGAGATCTTACGAATCCTCTTTCATGCTTGGTGCTGCAGAGAAACGGCCACTTGGCTGCCAgccgtcatcgtcatcgtcacagATGTGGTCCTGCTTGCCGGTTCCTGAAACGTTGCCTGTCACCTCTCTGGACTCTGCTACTCAGGATTCTCAGCGTCTTGGGCCCTCACATCAGAGACACATTCCAAATGAAGGACAACATTCTGTTTCTGGTTTATCTGAACTAAGTGAGGGTGAGTTTAGGGCTTGGGTTCAGAAGCGTACTGGGATCACCTCCACTCAGACaaagtcctcctcttcctcctcagtatGCTCACCAGCTAAGCGTGCTGGGAAGGAGAACTGCCCCAGCAGCACATCAGTGAGGTGGAGGGATTCGGGCTATGGTGGATCGCCGCTGAAAAACGGCAGCAGGCCCCCAACACCCAGCAGTCCGGCTGCTAAAGGCAGACCGTGGGAGAACAAGAGTCAGTCACCACTGAAACCATTTATGGAACCTGCATCACCACCACGGAAGTTGAATTCGGAAGCAGGCAGACCTGCTTCTAAACCCAAGTCATGGACAACAAAGTCACCACTGGGACCATGTCTTAAAGGTGCTCCACTACCGCTGACGCGGAAGTTGGACATGGAAACCGACAGCATGGCAGCCCTGTTCACTCAGGACTCTCAGGGTCATCGAGTGATCGCACACAGGCCTCTGCCACCCCAGCAGCGGTCCTGCTGGAGCCCTCTGAAGGACCGCACTAACACTGGTGGTAGAAGTAGTAGCAgctgtgagggaggaggaggagagggaggctggCGGGTACCATCCGACGATGGCCTGGATGAGGCCGAGTCTGAATCACAGCTGGAGGCTGAGATGCTCTTCACCCAAGACTCTCAGGGCTACCTAGTTATAAAACACTAA